DNA sequence from the Alteribacter lacisalsi genome:
CCTTCCGGGGAATCCCTTGTCAGGCAGCTGCTGAAGGGTCAGGCATTCTTTGAAAAGGAATTCGGAAACTCAGGATTAAAGTACCTGTGGCTTCCGGACGTGTTCGGCTATTCCTGGGCATTGCCGCAAATTCTGAAAAAGTCCGGCATTGAAGTGTTTATGACAACAAAAATCAGCTGGAACCAGTATAACCGGATGCCGCATGATACCTTTACGTGGAGGGGAATTGACGGTTCCGAAATTCTGACTCACTTCATCACAACCCCGGATCCGAGTAATCATTATACGTACAATGGGGTCGTGGATGCCGGATCTTTGAAGGGAATCTGGGATGAATACAGGGACAAAGGGGTCAATCAGGAACTCCTGATGGCCTACGGCTACGGTGACGGTGGCGGCGGAGTCAACCGGGAGATGCTTGAAATGCGGAGGCGTTTTGATAAAGTTTCCGGCGTTCCGAATGTGAAAACAGGAAGGGCGGATGACTATTTTGCAAGACTGAAAGATACAGTCGAGTCATCAGAGGAATATGTTCATACCTGGGATGGGGAGCTGTACCTCGAGTATCATAGAGGCACGTATACCAGTCAGGCGTACAATAAGAAAATGAACCGGAAACTGGAGCTTATGTTCCGGGAGGCGGAATCACTGGATGTCCTGTCGGCGCTTCACTCGAAAAGCTGGTCGCCTGATTCGGCAAAACAGCTGCACGAAGGGTGGAAAATCATTCTGCGCAATCAGTTCCACGATATTATCCCCGGGTCGTCGATCCGGGAAGTATACGAAGATAGTAAAAGGGAATACGCGGAAGCAGAAACCCTCGGTCATTCGGTGCGGGAGGGCAGCCTGGAAAAGTTCCCGGCACAACAAGGCACCTATGCTGTTTTTAACGCTTCATCATGGACACAGTCCAGTACGGTAAAGGTGGAGGACAGAGAAAATGCGGAAGGTTACTGGACTGATGAACAGGGAAACAGACTCTCCTCTCAAAAAGGAGAAGACGGCTGGCGTGTGTACGTAAAGGACATTCCTCCTTTTGCCTTTAAAACGATCCGTTTCCAGGAAGGAAACGGGGTGGAGGTGACCGGTTCCACTGATGGTTTAAATGCCGGAGCTGGCTATGCCGTTTCCCCGTTCTACAAAGTGGAATGGGATGAGAACGGACATCTGACGGCGATTCGGGACCTGGAGCATGACAGGGACGTCCTTGCCGACGGGAAAGGAAATGTCTTTCAGGTATTTGAAGACAAACCGCTCAATTTTGATGCGTGGGACATTGATATTTTTTACCAGGATAAGCCGCGGACCGTGACGGATCTCGTGTCGGTTGAAGTGACGGAATCAGGTCCGCTGCGTCAGGCGGTTACCTTCAAATGGCAGTACGGCGATTCGGTGATTGAGCAGGCGATGGTGCTGCATCAGCACAGCAGAAGAATTGATTTTGAAACGACTGTGGACTGGCAGGAGAGTAACCAGCTGCTTAAAGCAGCCTTTCCGGTCAACGTCCGTTCCACAGAAGCAACGTATGATATTCAGTTCGGTAATGTAAAGCGGCCGACACACTGGAACACGAGCTGGGATATGGCCCGTTTTGAAACTGTTGGCCACCAGTGGGCCGATTTATCACAGCGTGATTACGGTGTGAGTCTACTGAACGATTCGAAATACGGGTATGATATCAAGAATAACCTCATGAGACTGTCGTTAATCAAATCTGCCACCCAGCCGGATGCCCGTCAGGACAAGGGCCGCCATACGTTTACGTATTCACTTTATCCTCACAGTGGTGACTGGTACGAGGGAGAAACAGTAAAGGAAGCCTGGGATCTGAATCACCCGCTCACCTGCAGCAGCAACAGGACTGCAGAAGCGGAAAAATCCCTGTTTAAAGCCGATGTGGATCACATAAAGTTTGATGCTGTGAAACGTTCGGAAGACGGGAAAGAAGTGATTGTCCGGTTTCACGATTATTCCGGTCAGCAGAACACAGTTGAGCTCACCAGTGATTTTGCCATCGCCCAGTGGCAGCCGTGCGATCTTATGGAAAATCCCGAAGGCGAACCGGTAAATAGTGAACGGATTACGACCGGAGTTTCGCCGTATGAGATAAAGAGCTTCAGAGTCAGGTTTAAAGAAATAGATACTTTTTAAAGAAATGATGTCTGAGGGGGTCCCTTCAGGCATCTTCATGATGGGAGGATGCTTATGCTTATTGGCGCAATTGAAGCAGGCGGGACAAAATTCGTCTGTGCAGTGGGGTATCAAAACGGAGATATAGTGGAGAAGATCACGATTCCAACGAGGGAGCCGAATGTTACGCTGCCGGAAGCGGATCGTTTCTTCTCATCATTTAAAATCAGTAAAATGGGGATCGGCAGTTTTGGTCCTGTTCACGTGGACCGGAAGAGCACCCGTTACGGGGAAATTCTTGAAACACCAAAACAGTCCTGGAGAGGGGTGAACATGGTTCGTCACTTCACAAATTCGCAGGACGTTCCCGTCCATCTTGATACGGATGTTAACGCATCCGCGCTTGGTGAATACGTCTGGGGAGCCGGGAAAGGTAAGGACAGCTGTCTTTATATTACCGTCGGAACCGGTATAGGGGCGGGGTTTGTTAAAGACGGCTTAAGTCTAAATGGCCGCCTCCACCCGGAAATGGGTCATATTCCTGTGGAGCGACACGAGGAAGATTCGTTTGAGGGCTGCTGCCCTTATCACGGGAACTGTCTGGAAGGGCTGGCGTCCGGCACGGCAATCCGGGAAAGGTACGGCAGAGAAGGAAAACATCTAAGTGACAGTAATGAAGTCTGGGAGATGGAAGCGTTCTACCTGGCTCAGGCGGTTGCAAGCTATCTGTACGTGCTTTGCCCTGACATTGTGATTATCGGAGGCGGGGTGCCAAAGCAGAAAACGCTGCTGCCTCTGGTGAGAAAAAAAGCAGCAGAACGAATAAATGGGTACGTGAATCCGGGAGATTTCAAGGAATGGATTGTTTCTCCTGCTCTGAATGATGAACAGGGGATTAAAGGCGCGATGGCGCTGGCAATTGAGGGGAAGAGGTAATCGTTATCCCCGGATACCATCGCAGCTAAACAAAAACATCCTTATTGGAGAAATCAGATCTTTTGTCAAAACGCACAGCTCAGGCTGTGCGTTTTGACATGGAATCAGGGTGCTCAGGGGCTTTTCTCAGTATGAAGCTGTCCAGGAGCACATACCCGGCGATCATCCCGGCAATTGTAATCGCACTGCCGTTAAAGGGAGTGATCTGGGTGAAAAAAGGAATCTGATGTGCCCACTCCGTTAAAGCCAGCAGAGGTGCGAAGGTTACATAGAGGGCAGGCACTGCGATTGCTGCGAATTTTGCCCAGTTAAACCCAAAAAAACCGGCCTGAACGTCTTTAATGAAGCGGGGAATGCGAAGCAGGGCACCGAGCAGCACCGGAAACAGTGTTGTGTAAATAACCAGAGGGGCAATGTTGAAGGTCTGCTGCGATTCGATCCGGAGCTGCTGAAGCTGATGCAGCCCTGCGTAAAGGATGATGCCGAAGAAAAGTGTCAATCCAGCGTAGGTTATAAATGCCTTCATAAATCCTCCTTGTCTGGTATAGGCTGTTATTTCTTTATTTTACCATATGACGTCTGGTAACAGATGTTAAAGCTTTTCTGGGTCTAAGCTAAAAACTGAAAAAATATGATTTAAAATGACTGAATGCTATATAATGGAAGAAGCATGACTGGTGGAAGGAGGGCACCGATGATGGGAAGACTTGAAAAACGTCTCGTCTACCTGTTTACCGGCGAGTGGATGTCTGCGGGTGTATTCGCAGTGCTCTATTTTTATTTTTCAAGTGAATTTGCTCTGTCCGGCAGTATAGGGCTGATGTTTTCCGTGGCGCTGCTCTGTCTGATTCTTCTACAGGGGGGACTGTATTGGTTTGTACGGTGGCGGACGGTTCGAACCGGAAAGCCGGGTACACAGGTATACCGGCAGCTGCCATACTGGAAACGGGTAAATCAGGCGCTTCTTTTGATCGGGGGCGTCGTCCTTCTGCTGGAAATAATTCTGGCGGCTCCAGTTTTACCGGTGATATTGGCGATTATGTTCGTGTACGGCTTTGCGGTTATCGAATACATTAACTATTTTCACGTACAGCTCACCAACTACCGGGGAGGCCGGTTCAGACGGTCGTCCATTGCGAAGGAAATAGAGAGACAATTACAGTCGTAGATTAGGAGAGAATCGGGATGTACAATTACATAGCATTCGAACCGGACATGGAAGCAGAACTGGTCGCATTTATGACAGGAAACCGCTGGCCGTTTCACGGCGAGGAAGAGCCCGAGGAGGAAGATATCCGGGATCGGGTAAAAGAAGGGGTCTATCAGGGGAACGGCAATAGGACGTACTGGATTACGGCGGGTGATGAAAAGATCGGACTCATCCGTGTATTTGATCTGGATGATCCGATCTGTCTGTTTGATATCCGGATCAAGGAGAGCTGGCGGGGACGCGGCGCCGGCCGTGAGGGAGTGGAGTGGCTCACCGGCCGGCTGTTTCGCGACTTTCCGGAGCTGATACGGATAGAGGGTCACACACGATCGGACAATATTGCGATGCGCCGAACATTTGCTGCAGGCGGATACGTAAAAGAGATGTACACACGCCAGTCGTGGCCACAGGGTGGAAAGCTCTATGATGCAGTCGGGTATGCTGTGATCCGTGCCGACTGGGAAAACGGGACGGTGACAAAGGTGGAGGATAAGTTGCCATATTAATGTTTTAAATGAGCCATTTCCCAAAATGCCGCAGCTAGGTGGATGTGACCCGCCAGTAGTAGCCGTCAGGATCTGTAATTCTGAAATCGGTGCTGCCCCACGGTCTTTTGGCAAGAGGGGAGGATGGGGTGACTCCTTGTGAGAGTACATGGTTGTACGATTCCTCGATGTCGTCCGACTCGAGAACAAGTTCAACCCCGAGTCCGCGTCGTTCCCCGGTACCTTCGGCCTTCAGCGGGTGGCGATTATCCAGTCCATCCATCAGACCGAGCCCCAGCACAACACTGCCGCTTTGAAGAGAAACATAGTGGGGATTCAGTGTGTCCGGACGCTGAAAACGCAGAATATCACAGTAAAACTTTACGGATTCATTCAGATTCGGATACAAAAAGTTCAATGCGAAGTTTCACCAGGATCCCTCCAGCTGGAAAGTGATATCTGAAAGCCGTCAACTTTCAGGTGGGTATTATTCCTCAAAATGGCATACGCCGAGCACGTTGCCGTCAGGGTCTTTAAATTCAAATGAGCGAACGGTGCCGTAATTCATAACCGGGCTTGTCCTGACGGCGTTTTTGTTCAGCCGCGTGCGAGCCTCCTCTATGTTTTCGGCGTAAAAATTAAACACCGGGTGGGGGGACGGATATACGTGATCCGACTGGACGAGGGTGAGTGGGGTTTCCCCATCTGTGTCGAGGGCGGCATATCCACCCTCTTTTTCATGCCAGCGGACGGAGAGTCCGATTGTTTCCGTGTACCAGGCAAGCGACTGGTCGATGTTTTTTACCTGAAGAAAAACCGTATCAATACGTTTGAACAGGGCAGTCATTAGTGGTCAGCTCCTTATTTATTGAGTCCATGGCTTACTTTTCGAACAAATGAAATCTGAGACCGTACGGATCCTTTACCAGCATGCTCGTATCGCTGTATGTCTTTTCAATTTCACAGCCGTTCTCCACGAGACGCTGCTTCATTTTTCCCGCATCGGCTGCGGCAAACTCAAAGTAGACGGCGTCTCCTTCTGTTTTCTCCATGTAAAAGGTGGTGGAGCCGCTCTGAAACACGAGCTCGTCCGGTTTATCCTGTACGGGGGTCATGCCGAGAACGTGCTCGTAAAAGCGGGCGGCATTCTCCGGCTCCCGAATCTGGACGGCGACGTTTCCGGTCATACGAAACTCCTCTTTTGTTCTGGCTGGATCGAAATCGCCCCTGCCTCCCGGAAGGAGGTCCAGCAGGTGCCACACCGAGCAGAAATCATCGCCGGGCCCGAACATCGCCTGGTTCGTATGAACGATGCGTCCGTCACTGGTTTTTTGAAACACGGACACGCCGGGATAAAACAGGTCGTCCACCTGAAAACCCAGGTCGCTCCTGAGCGGTGTGTCGCCGTCCGACACAAGGGGGAACGTCCAGCCGCGCTCGGCCCGCAGGCTGTCGAGGGTGTCAGGTGAATCCGGTGTGGCAACTGCGAAGGCGGCTTTCTGCTTCAGGTGCGGATAAATTCCGTTAAAGCCGTCCGACCAGAGGCTGCAGTAGCTGCACCGCCTGCCCATGTGATGGATCAGGATCAGTTCGTTTTTGTCCTCAAACAGCTCGGCAAGAGTGACCCGATCTTTCTGTGGGGTAAGAAAGGCGGCGTTTTCCACCTCTTTCTGCGGCTGGGTACGGCGAAGCTTTGCCAGTTCGTTTTTCTTCTGCTGGATTTCACGCTCGAGGCGGATAATCTGTTCGGTGAGTGCCTGTGTGTGCATCGTCATCCTCCCTTTGTCTGAATATTCCATTATCTATAGAGTAGAAGAGAGACGGGGAAAAAAGCAAGAAAAATATGTTAAACTTTCAGAAAAGGGGGCATTTGTATGGATTTGTTTTCGTCGCTCCTCCTTGCAGCCGTGTTCATCATCCTGATGATCGTCTTAAGGAGAGCTTTCGGACGGCTGGCGGCTAGAGTGTTTCAAATCAGTGAGGAGCGCGCACAGGTGATGGTCTGGCTTGGTCTTTGTGCCGTGCTGCTCGTTTTTTTCGTCGCAGAAGGACGTCTGGAATGGAGTCTGCTCGTCGGGCTTGCCGCCTTGTACGGCTTGTACCGTGCCCGGAAGGTGTTCAGGAAGGAAAGGGTTTATTCCTAGGCAGCCGGGCTGCTGACACGGGGTACATAACAAAGAGGAGCGGCTTGTTCCTGCACAGGTCCGCTCTTTTTTTGTCTAATGTAGTCAATAAGTCTGGTGAAATTTTACAGACGAAATTCGCAAGGTCAGGTAAAATTAAGTGGGTAAGTAAAATTGAAGCGGGGTGAACCGATGGTGAAATGTGCCAGGTATTTTGTATGCGCCTGGTTCCTGATCGGTCTTTCGGCATGCGGGCTTGATGCAGGTGCAGAGGACTACGTGATCTGGGGAGAGGGGAACATGGGAGATGAGCTTCTTGAATCGGGGGCAGACCTACTGGAAAAAGCCGGTATCACATACATGATCGATTCTGATTCGAACATCCTGATTCAGAAAAAGGATCTGAACAAAGCAGCTGCATGCTGCTCCTAACATAGAGGGGGAGAAATGATGAAATATCTGATTGCCGGGATCGCAGGAGTACTGATTTTTGTTATGGGATATGTATCTTTGGAACTGATGAATTATTATGTTTTCAGTATGTTCCACTTTTATTTTCATCCGTTTATGCTGTTTGACCTTATCAAGTGGATGACACTGTATGTCCTGCCGTGGATCGCGCTGTACTGGTTTATTCAGTTTGTTAAACATTACAAAGTGACCAAGGTGTAAATTGGAAAACAATTTTGCCGGCCATGTTTAAACTGCGCTGCTCTGTTTTAGTGTCAAAAGTATTTATGTACCTTGTGCAGTCTTCCACCGAATAAGTTTTGTACTGAGGGAGGTATACCTGAGAGAGGAAATACTCGATAGCCTTATCAATACTTTAAAAAAACAAAACGGTACAAACGATCGTTACACAATCATTTGTACCGTTTTTATGATTTAGAGACTGTTTATGTTCCGGCATGTTCTTAGATTGATTATTTACTTATTAAATTTCTCCGGAAACTGCTTCACCACACCATCAGCGATTGCATCTGACATTAAGATGATATGGGTGACTCCTTCATCAATCGAATGGATTCTTGGTTCCCAGCCCTTTTCCAGGCTTGCTGTTAAGTCATCTGTCACCATGTCCAGATGCATATAAAGCAGTTTTTTCAGGTCTTCAAGTTTCAAGAAGGGATTGGCATCACTGAGGAAGACCGCTATATCATCAGCATTTCTGAGCCATTCCTTGTTTTTCTGATTCACATCCTCTTCATTTCCCTCTTTTGCTGCCTCTACAATCTCACCGGCAATAACAATATGTTCCTTCAACAGCTCCGTAAGTCTGTTCCCTGCATCCTCACCGTATATAGGCTTTATAGCATCACCAATATCTTCCTGGTTTTTTAAAAGTCTGGACAGCACGTCCTGTTGATCCTCTGCTCCTGCAGTTGTGGCACTTGTAATATAATTACTGGTCCACAGAACATGATCAATCCAAAGCCTCCTGAATTCATTCTCAAACTGAACTTCTGATTGGCTGATACACTGGTCCTCCTGTAGAGGTGCGGCACTGACTGATACAGCTTGTATGCTTAACAGCATAAACATCAGACTTAATCCAATTATTAAAGATTTTTTCATCCAAACTGCTCCTTCATGTTATTTTATCGTCATTATTATGGATGAATTTGGATTATTTATTCGAAGATCATGAGACACCTTATTTTAGAGGTAAAATCATCTCCGTATCAGCACAATCATGCAAAAGTCTGAAGGTATTGCATATGAATATGATATACATGAAACAGAAATCTGCTCGAGTAGAGACAGAGGGATATGGAAAAGATGATAGCGGAGCCGCTTACATGATAAACCATTCGGGGTGAGGAAAAGAGAGAAATGAGAAAGGGAAAAAGATGAATAGGAGAACATTTACAGAACAGGAACTCAGAAAAGAAGCCAGCAAACTTTGCCGTATTCACTGGGGAGTGGATTACACAGGTGGGATT
Encoded proteins:
- a CDS encoding alpha-mannosidase, which encodes MFLKEQKLEQRIAELSGYRYIRKTEIEKFFYHEEKEEKPDTGNYTQWETLRTGTHWKGWDKYIWLAADVDLPPAAEGCKVAGLFDFGTTGAGNNSAFESLLYVDDYPYQGVDSNHKEVFFKEDVLGGKVNLKFRLWSGLDGMLGKYEEQEHKIEPAWIVYLHEETDDLYFNARAVLESLTLMGENEPVKTKLLAILDKSMNLLDWSRPGSEAFYQSVTEANGYLLNQLEEAYAEHPVTITGIGHTHIDVAWLWRLKHTREKCGRSFSTVLRLMEMFPEYIFLQTQPQLYDYVKEDYPEIYQEIKKRADEGRWEAGGGMWLESDANLPSGESLVRQLLKGQAFFEKEFGNSGLKYLWLPDVFGYSWALPQILKKSGIEVFMTTKISWNQYNRMPHDTFTWRGIDGSEILTHFITTPDPSNHYTYNGVVDAGSLKGIWDEYRDKGVNQELLMAYGYGDGGGGVNREMLEMRRRFDKVSGVPNVKTGRADDYFARLKDTVESSEEYVHTWDGELYLEYHRGTYTSQAYNKKMNRKLELMFREAESLDVLSALHSKSWSPDSAKQLHEGWKIILRNQFHDIIPGSSIREVYEDSKREYAEAETLGHSVREGSLEKFPAQQGTYAVFNASSWTQSSTVKVEDRENAEGYWTDEQGNRLSSQKGEDGWRVYVKDIPPFAFKTIRFQEGNGVEVTGSTDGLNAGAGYAVSPFYKVEWDENGHLTAIRDLEHDRDVLADGKGNVFQVFEDKPLNFDAWDIDIFYQDKPRTVTDLVSVEVTESGPLRQAVTFKWQYGDSVIEQAMVLHQHSRRIDFETTVDWQESNQLLKAAFPVNVRSTEATYDIQFGNVKRPTHWNTSWDMARFETVGHQWADLSQRDYGVSLLNDSKYGYDIKNNLMRLSLIKSATQPDARQDKGRHTFTYSLYPHSGDWYEGETVKEAWDLNHPLTCSSNRTAEAEKSLFKADVDHIKFDAVKRSEDGKEVIVRFHDYSGQQNTVELTSDFAIAQWQPCDLMENPEGEPVNSERITTGVSPYEIKSFRVRFKEIDTF
- a CDS encoding ROK family protein; translation: MLIGAIEAGGTKFVCAVGYQNGDIVEKITIPTREPNVTLPEADRFFSSFKISKMGIGSFGPVHVDRKSTRYGEILETPKQSWRGVNMVRHFTNSQDVPVHLDTDVNASALGEYVWGAGKGKDSCLYITVGTGIGAGFVKDGLSLNGRLHPEMGHIPVERHEEDSFEGCCPYHGNCLEGLASGTAIRERYGREGKHLSDSNEVWEMEAFYLAQAVASYLYVLCPDIVIIGGGVPKQKTLLPLVRKKAAERINGYVNPGDFKEWIVSPALNDEQGIKGAMALAIEGKR
- a CDS encoding GNAT family N-acetyltransferase, yielding MYNYIAFEPDMEAELVAFMTGNRWPFHGEEEPEEEDIRDRVKEGVYQGNGNRTYWITAGDEKIGLIRVFDLDDPICLFDIRIKESWRGRGAGREGVEWLTGRLFRDFPELIRIEGHTRSDNIAMRRTFAAGGYVKEMYTRQSWPQGGKLYDAVGYAVIRADWENGTVTKVEDKLPY
- a CDS encoding VOC family protein, producing MNFLYPNLNESVKFYCDILRFQRPDTLNPHYVSLQSGSVVLGLGLMDGLDNRHPLKAEGTGERRGLGVELVLESDDIEESYNHVLSQGVTPSSPLAKRPWGSTDFRITDPDGYYWRVTST
- a CDS encoding VOC family protein codes for the protein MTALFKRIDTVFLQVKNIDQSLAWYTETIGLSVRWHEKEGGYAALDTDGETPLTLVQSDHVYPSPHPVFNFYAENIEEARTRLNKNAVRTSPVMNYGTVRSFEFKDPDGNVLGVCHFEE
- a CDS encoding DUF899 family protein yields the protein MHTQALTEQIIRLEREIQQKKNELAKLRRTQPQKEVENAAFLTPQKDRVTLAELFEDKNELILIHHMGRRCSYCSLWSDGFNGIYPHLKQKAAFAVATPDSPDTLDSLRAERGWTFPLVSDGDTPLRSDLGFQVDDLFYPGVSVFQKTSDGRIVHTNQAMFGPGDDFCSVWHLLDLLPGGRGDFDPARTKEEFRMTGNVAVQIREPENAARFYEHVLGMTPVQDKPDELVFQSGSTTFYMEKTEGDAVYFEFAAADAGKMKQRLVENGCEIEKTYSDTSMLVKDPYGLRFHLFEK
- a CDS encoding glycosyltransferase; its protein translation is MKKSLIIGLSLMFMLLSIQAVSVSAAPLQEDQCISQSEVQFENEFRRLWIDHVLWTSNYITSATTAGAEDQQDVLSRLLKNQEDIGDAIKPIYGEDAGNRLTELLKEHIVIAGEIVEAAKEGNEEDVNQKNKEWLRNADDIAVFLSDANPFLKLEDLKKLLYMHLDMVTDDLTASLEKGWEPRIHSIDEGVTHIILMSDAIADGVVKQFPEKFNK